The genomic region ACGTCGGGGGGCGCCTGCGGGACGTCGGCGCGGAGTTCGGCTCCACGACCGGCCGTCCGCGCCGGTGCGGCTGGTTCGACGCGGCGCTCGTGCGGTACGCCGCGCGCATCTCGGGGGCGACGCGCCTCGCCATCACCAAGCTCGACGTGCTGACGGGCCTCCCCGAGATCAAGATCTGCGTCGGCTACACCCTCGACGGCGCGAAGGTCGACGGCGTCCCGCTCGCGGCGCTCGAGCGGGTCGTGCCCGTGTACGAGACCCGGCCGGGGTGGAGCGAGCCCATCACCTCCGCGCGGCGCGTCGAGGAGCTGCCGCGCAACGCGCGCCTCTACGTCGAGCGCCTCTGCGAGCTCGTCGGCTGTCCGGCGTGCATCGTCTCGGTGGGCCCGGGGCGGGAGCAGACGATCGTGATCTCGAACCCGTTCGCGGCGTGAGCGGTCAGTCGATCCCCAGGTGCGCGTCGATCTCCGCCTCGACGGAGCCCCAGCTGATCTTCTCCCCGCAGATGAACACCGACGGCGTGCCGCCGACCCCGGCCGCCTGCGCCTGCTCCTTGTCCCAGGCCAGGAATGAGTAGGTGTACGGATCCGCGAGGTCTGCCTCGAACTGGGTCATCTCGAGCTGCAGGACGTCCGCGCAGTACGCCCGGATCTCGTCGAGGCTGTACTGCACGCCGTCGTAGTAGGCGCCGTCGTAGATGTAGTCGTGGAGCTGCCAGAAGTGCTCCATCCCCTGGTTGCCGGCGGCCACGGTCGCCGCGTGCACTTCCCAAGAGGCCTGGTAGTCGAACGGATAGTGGTGGTAGTAGAGCCGCACGCGCGCGCGGATGTCCGGGCGCGTCGCCCAGACCTCCTTCCAGAGCTGCGCGAACTCGGCGCAGTGCGGGCACTTGAAGAACGAGATGTCGACGACCTCGAGATCCACGGCCTCATC from Pseudomonadota bacterium harbors:
- a CDS encoding DsbA family protein is translated as MNRTSTPALPILALGAAIALAQGCRPPIDDYWEPDASGFDASVDDSGPGAACPEGSPDLFNNAYNPYMGGDEAVDLEVVDISFFKCPHCAEFAQLWKEVWATRPDIRARVRLYYHHYPFDYQASWEVHAATVAAGNQGMEHFWQLHDYIYDGAYYDGVQYSLDEIRAYCADVLQLEMTQFEADLADPYTYSFLAWDKEQAQAAGVGGTPSVFICGEKISWGSVEAEIDAHLGID